One region of Tistrella mobilis genomic DNA includes:
- a CDS encoding AAA family ATPase, producing the protein MNGERMRELRQQLRFSQADLKEALNQMLGRSYDKPKISRWENGRDPIPADVSMALNRLVEGKGREARTIVFANQKGGVGKTTSALNLAYALSRGDHRVLLVDMDPQATATVALLADGAVEAYRQRRTMAQVILGDVPIADVVIRAGEEIIPGRAPLCDLAASHIDLAETDGRREPGFDITLREALEQVRDRYDFIVIDAPPNLGMLTWMSLAAADDVMIPVRTEPYDTMGVGLILGTINKVQRRLNPALRLAGILPTQYGRRKSVDREVLAHLVQAMGDIAPVLEPVPNSAVFGHAARNGRIALEASPSSAAPSVYLRLAAGIIGDTPLPRADVDVSYAGIDEDDV; encoded by the coding sequence ATGAACGGCGAACGCATGCGCGAACTCCGCCAGCAGCTGCGCTTCAGCCAGGCCGACCTGAAGGAAGCCCTGAATCAGATGCTTGGCCGCAGCTACGACAAGCCGAAAATCTCTCGCTGGGAGAACGGGCGGGATCCGATCCCGGCCGATGTCTCGATGGCGCTGAACCGGCTGGTCGAAGGCAAGGGCCGCGAGGCGCGGACGATCGTTTTCGCCAACCAGAAGGGCGGGGTGGGCAAGACCACCAGCGCGCTGAACCTGGCCTATGCCCTCAGTCGCGGTGATCATCGTGTGCTGCTGGTCGATATGGACCCGCAGGCGACCGCCACCGTGGCCCTTCTGGCCGATGGTGCCGTCGAAGCCTATCGCCAGCGCCGGACCATGGCACAGGTGATCCTGGGCGATGTGCCGATCGCCGATGTCGTCATCAGGGCGGGTGAAGAAATCATCCCCGGCCGGGCGCCGCTCTGCGATCTGGCCGCCAGCCATATCGACCTCGCCGAAACCGATGGCCGCCGTGAACCCGGCTTTGACATCACGCTGCGCGAGGCGCTGGAGCAGGTGCGCGATCGCTATGATTTCATCGTCATCGACGCGCCGCCCAATCTGGGCATGCTGACCTGGATGTCGCTGGCAGCGGCCGACGACGTGATGATCCCGGTGCGCACCGAACCCTATGACACCATGGGTGTGGGGCTGATTCTCGGCACCATCAACAAGGTGCAGCGGCGGCTGAACCCGGCCCTCCGGCTGGCCGGCATCCTGCCGACCCAGTATGGACGCCGGAAATCGGTCGATCGCGAGGTTCTGGCCCATCTGGTGCAGGCCATGGGCGATATCGCGCCGGTGCTGGAGCCGGTGCCGAACAGCGCCGTTTTTGGCCATGCCGCCCGCAATGGCCGCATCGCGCTCGAAGCCTCGCCGTCGAGTGCCGCGCCCTCGGTTTATCTGCGGCTTGCCGCCGGCATCATCGGCGACACCCCCCTGCCCCGCGCTGATGTCGATGTCAGCTATGCCGGCATTGACGAGGATGATGTCTGA
- a CDS encoding ParB/RepB/Spo0J family partition protein: MAPRRKAPSPILGAVREMIADASDTLVTENSRFKHTFEVAIDKISPDPDQPRKHIDDEAIAELARTMEEHGQLQPILVRRDPADRRHYIIVAGERRYRAARLNGWPTLLAIEHDADPEIAALIENLQRVDLSPVDEARGLARLIEGRGWSQAEAAGVLGKAKSEISGVLRILTLPDDLLDAVLTSELTLPKNVLVELARIETPAVRDRLVALAFEGKLTVRALRAARAEDDGRPARAPQVDAEVETPAPRATPGRLSLRQLDRLALALEAAAHRGTPLSAAERERLEIVQHHIEALLSGN, translated from the coding sequence ATGGCTCCGCGACGCAAAGCCCCCTCCCCCATTCTCGGTGCCGTGCGTGAAATGATCGCCGACGCCTCCGACACGCTGGTCACCGAGAACAGCCGGTTCAAACACACCTTCGAAGTGGCGATCGACAAGATCAGCCCCGATCCGGATCAGCCGCGCAAGCATATCGACGACGAGGCGATCGCCGAACTCGCCCGGACCATGGAGGAACATGGCCAGCTGCAACCGATCCTGGTGCGGCGCGACCCGGCCGACCGTCGCCACTACATCATCGTTGCCGGCGAGCGTCGCTATCGGGCGGCCCGCCTCAATGGCTGGCCGACCCTGCTCGCCATCGAGCACGATGCCGATCCCGAAATCGCCGCGCTGATCGAGAACCTGCAACGGGTCGACCTGTCGCCGGTGGACGAGGCGCGCGGTCTGGCCCGGCTGATCGAGGGGCGGGGCTGGAGCCAGGCCGAGGCAGCGGGTGTTCTCGGCAAGGCGAAGAGCGAGATCAGCGGCGTGCTCCGGATTCTCACCTTGCCCGATGATCTGCTCGATGCGGTTCTGACGTCAGAACTGACTCTGCCCAAGAATGTGCTGGTCGAGCTTGCCCGCATCGAGACGCCGGCCGTCCGCGACCGTCTGGTTGCCTTGGCCTTCGAGGGAAAGCTGACGGTTCGCGCGCTCAGGGCTGCCCGGGCGGAGGATGATGGCAGGCCTGCGCGGGCGCCGCAGGTCGACGCTGAAGTTGAAACGCCGGCGCCCCGGGCGACCCCCGGCAGGCTGTCTTTGCGTCAGCTCGATCGCCTGGCTCTGGCGCTTGAGGCCGCGGCCCATCGGGGCACGCCGCTCAGCGCGGCCGAGCGCGAGCGCCTGGAAATCGTGCAGCATCACATCGAAGCGCTGCTTTCCGGAAACTGA
- a CDS encoding GNAT family N-acetyltransferase: MMTIDLPDGPGTGTRASPLQPPCEVFRRATPDDAAAIASLTIAAYTPWIPVIGREPGPMGDDIPALLADAATEVWLADGDAGRSRHGPDGLVILMPETDHLLLHSIAVAPHAQGTGLGRRLLDFTEARAAELGLGEIRLYTHVLMTRNVEIYARHGYVETDRRVDNGFSRVFMTKTIG, translated from the coding sequence ATGATGACCATCGACCTGCCGGACGGCCCCGGGACCGGCACCCGGGCGTCGCCCCTTCAGCCACCATGCGAGGTGTTTCGTCGTGCGACGCCCGATGATGCCGCGGCGATCGCATCCCTGACGATTGCAGCCTATACCCCCTGGATACCGGTGATCGGACGCGAGCCCGGCCCGATGGGCGATGACATCCCTGCCCTGCTGGCCGATGCCGCAACGGAGGTCTGGCTGGCCGACGGCGATGCCGGGCGCAGCCGGCACGGCCCCGACGGCCTCGTCATCCTGATGCCTGAAACCGATCATCTTCTGTTGCACAGCATTGCCGTCGCCCCCCACGCCCAGGGCACCGGCCTGGGCCGACGGCTCCTCGACTTCACCGAGGCCCGTGCGGCAGAGCTGGGGCTGGGCGAGATCCGGCTCTATACCCATGTGCTGATGACCCGGAATGTCGAGATCTATGCCCGGCATGGCTATGTCGAAACCGATCGCCGGGTCGATAACGGTTTCTCGCGGGTGTTCATGACTAAGACCATCGGCTGA
- a CDS encoding PadR family transcriptional regulator encodes MSLPHALLTSLLERPCSGSELASRFDRSIGYFWQASHQQIYRELSRLELAGLIEGSEPEASRGRPRVWQVLPAGRAELLRWVNDSSESKPLRDEVMVRLRAAAVLGDTDLAADLRDRLAHHRAMLAQYQGIEARDFTPAPETRDARLRHLVLKAGIRHETWWIDLCTEALEILAEGG; translated from the coding sequence ATGTCCCTCCCCCATGCCCTGCTTACTTCCCTGCTGGAGCGGCCCTGCTCCGGATCGGAACTGGCCAGCCGGTTCGACCGGTCGATCGGCTATTTCTGGCAGGCGAGCCATCAGCAGATCTATCGCGAATTGTCGCGGCTTGAGCTGGCGGGCCTGATCGAAGGATCGGAGCCGGAGGCGAGCCGTGGCCGGCCACGGGTCTGGCAGGTTCTGCCGGCGGGCCGGGCAGAGCTGCTCCGCTGGGTCAATGACAGTTCCGAATCCAAGCCGCTGCGCGACGAGGTGATGGTCCGCCTGCGGGCGGCAGCGGTGCTGGGCGACACCGATCTTGCCGCCGACCTGCGCGACCGGCTGGCGCATCACCGTGCAATGCTGGCACAGTATCAGGGCATCGAGGCGCGCGACTTCACCCCGGCGCCCGAAACGCGCGATGCCCGCCTCCGGCATCTGGTGCTGAAGGCGGGCATCCGCCACGAGACCTGGTGGATCGATTTGTGTACCGAGGCGCTGGAGATTCTGGCCGAGGGGGGCTAG
- a CDS encoding nuclear transport factor 2 family protein encodes MTSLHIPDGAAPAVKASLQLWHEMMEAHDLGRLREIAHPDAVFRSPMAHTAYASADALVLALSNVIEVFHDFTYHRSFASDDGLDVVLEFSATVDGRSLKGIDMIRFDADGLIRDFEVMVRPMSGLQALGAQMAARVGGSLPAFKAKA; translated from the coding sequence ATGACCAGCCTGCACATTCCCGACGGCGCCGCCCCGGCGGTCAAGGCCTCGCTTCAGCTCTGGCACGAGATGATGGAGGCCCATGATCTCGGCCGGCTGCGCGAGATCGCCCATCCCGATGCGGTGTTCCGCTCCCCCATGGCCCATACCGCCTATGCCTCGGCCGATGCGCTGGTGCTGGCGCTGAGCAATGTGATCGAGGTCTTCCACGACTTCACCTATCACCGCAGCTTCGCCTCGGATGACGGGCTGGATGTGGTGCTCGAATTCTCCGCGACCGTGGACGGCCGCAGCCTGAAGGGCATCGACATGATTCGCTTCGATGCCGACGGGCTGATCCGGGATTTTGAGGTGATGGTGCGGCCGATGAGCGGCCTGCAGGCGCTGGGGGCCCAAATGGCGGCACGGGTGGGTGGCAGCCTGCCGGCCTTCAAGGCGAAGGCCTGA
- a CDS encoding FAD-dependent oxidoreductase produces MTDDLPSPIPTSPVPTSPPPLSPPPSSAFPALTRPLDLGFVTLPNRVLMGSMHLGLEEAPQGFERMAAFYAERARGEVGLIVTGGIAPNERGRPLPGGAMLTTTDEARRHRIVTDAVHAEGGRIAMQILHFGRYAYHRDLVAPSAIRAPINPARPHALTGAEVEETIADFVRCAALAREAGYDGVEIMGSEGYLINEFIAARTNHRDDDWGGPYENRIRFPVEIVRRVRERLGPDFIIIYRLSMLDLVEGGSTFDEVAMLARAIEGAGATIINTGIGWHEARVPTIATRVPRGAFAWVTQRLKGLVGLPLVATNRINTPELAERLLAEGACDMVSMARPFLADADFVRKARTGRADEINTCIGCNQACLDHTFGGKITSCLVNPRACNETELVIAPTAAPKRLAVVGAGPAGLAFATTAAERGHQVTLFEADDQIGGQFNLAKTIPGKEEFHETLRYFRKRIEVTGVALRTGHRVTAGELAAGGYDAIILATGVVPRQPEIDGRDHPKVLGYLDVLRDRKPVGDRVAIIGAGGIGFDVAELLTHGGAHGPDSVEDFARDWGVDTDPATPGGLGKPAPRPAARQIHLLQRKTGRPGAGLGKTTGWIHRAALHARGVTMTGGVAYERIDDDGLVVTSGGETRVIPADSVVICAGQEPERSLVAALEAAGCTVHLIGGADLAAELDAKRAIDQGTRLAATF; encoded by the coding sequence ATGACCGACGACCTGCCCTCCCCTATCCCGACCTCGCCTGTCCCGACCTCCCCTCCCCCACTCTCCCCTCCCCCCTCGTCTGCCTTCCCCGCCCTCACCCGGCCGCTGGATCTGGGCTTCGTGACCCTGCCCAACCGGGTGCTGATGGGCTCGATGCATCTGGGCCTGGAAGAAGCGCCGCAGGGGTTCGAGCGCATGGCCGCCTTCTATGCCGAACGGGCCCGTGGCGAAGTCGGGCTGATCGTGACCGGCGGCATCGCGCCCAATGAACGGGGCCGTCCCCTGCCCGGGGGTGCGATGCTGACCACCACCGACGAGGCCCGCCGCCACCGGATCGTGACCGATGCCGTGCATGCCGAAGGCGGCCGAATCGCCATGCAGATCCTGCATTTCGGCCGCTATGCCTATCATCGCGACCTGGTCGCGCCGAGTGCGATCCGCGCACCGATCAACCCTGCCCGCCCCCATGCGCTGACCGGTGCCGAGGTCGAGGAGACGATCGCGGATTTCGTCCGCTGCGCCGCCCTGGCCCGCGAGGCCGGCTATGACGGCGTCGAGATCATGGGATCGGAAGGCTATCTGATCAACGAGTTCATCGCCGCGCGCACCAATCATCGCGATGACGACTGGGGCGGGCCGTATGAGAACCGGATCCGCTTCCCGGTCGAGATCGTCCGCCGGGTGCGGGAGAGGCTCGGCCCCGATTTCATCATCATCTACCGGCTCTCGATGCTGGATCTGGTGGAGGGCGGATCGACCTTCGACGAGGTGGCGATGCTCGCCCGCGCCATCGAGGGTGCCGGTGCGACCATCATCAACACCGGCATCGGCTGGCATGAGGCACGGGTGCCGACCATCGCGACCCGGGTGCCGCGCGGCGCCTTCGCCTGGGTGACGCAGCGGCTGAAAGGCCTGGTCGGCCTGCCCCTGGTCGCCACCAACCGGATCAACACGCCGGAGCTGGCCGAACGGCTTCTGGCAGAGGGGGCCTGCGACATGGTCTCGATGGCCCGCCCCTTCCTGGCCGATGCCGATTTCGTGCGCAAGGCCCGCACCGGCCGCGCCGACGAGATCAACACCTGCATCGGCTGCAACCAGGCCTGTCTGGACCATACTTTCGGTGGCAAGATCACCTCCTGCCTCGTCAATCCGCGGGCCTGCAACGAGACCGAGCTGGTGATTGCGCCGACCGCGGCGCCGAAGCGGCTGGCCGTGGTCGGCGCCGGCCCGGCCGGGCTCGCCTTCGCCACCACCGCTGCCGAACGCGGCCATCAGGTGACGCTGTTCGAGGCCGACGACCAGATCGGCGGTCAGTTCAACCTGGCCAAGACGATCCCGGGCAAGGAAGAGTTTCACGAGACCCTGCGCTATTTCCGCAAGCGGATCGAGGTGACGGGGGTGGCGCTGCGGACCGGTCACCGGGTGACCGCGGGGGAGCTGGCGGCCGGCGGCTATGACGCCATCATTCTGGCGACCGGTGTGGTGCCGCGGCAGCCGGAGATTGACGGGCGCGACCATCCGAAGGTGCTGGGTTATCTGGATGTGCTGCGCGACCGCAAACCGGTGGGGGATCGGGTGGCGATCATCGGGGCCGGCGGCATCGGCTTCGATGTGGCGGAGCTGCTGACCCATGGCGGGGCCCATGGGCCCGACAGTGTGGAGGATTTTGCCCGGGATTGGGGGGTCGATACCGACCCGGCGACACCGGGCGGGCTGGGCAAGCCGGCGCCCCGCCCCGCCGCCCGCCAGATACATCTGCTCCAGCGCAAGACCGGACGGCCGGGCGCCGGGCTCGGCAAGACCACAGGCTGGATCCACCGCGCGGCCCTGCACGCCCGGGGCGTGACCATGACCGGCGGCGTCGCCTATGAACGCATCGATGATGACGGGCTGGTGGTGACATCGGGCGGCGAGACCCGGGTCATCCCCGCCGACAGCGTGGTGATCTGCGCGGGGCAGGAGCCGGAGCGCAGCCTGGTGGCGGCGCTGGAGGCCGCCGGCTGCACGGTTCATCTGATCGGCGGCGCCGATCTGGCGGCGGAACTGGATGCCAAACGCGCCATCGACCAGGGCACACGCCTCGCCGCGACGTTCTGA
- a CDS encoding triacylglycerol lipase, translating to MAYDLNQTVFALSLASNAVANIKATTSGYDTELTAYMAAGLNGGTLQDLSSDGAFANYQGPAWPGFFPTMNSQLAGGDWQVVWGPCVWVAPLKHGSKILSLYATNSMYVAWSPSLNTYVVAIAATNAENIMDWIDEDFDVYARTTSTWPPAIPFTVKRHEVLPAKTPQISAGTATGISALLGMTDPKQGSLQSFLASKADSSATLWFTGHSLAGALSPTLAFYLYPDPAKSGWGAVNLLPSAGATPGNQAWLDLFSKGYPAATDLVNMHDVVPRAWNMLPTVIQPKDKADNYPSIFGMLGSGTVSVGYTVDLLVHYMERRIRNITYANIPHDMFGAADFSSNWGHFTWGKVTTDAQGYTLKADPAWSDWPAFTDTNPVTAQNPTQTGKATVLGQIGQLITATHIDQYVHNFGLTPSQLLPEVPADWKPQAPDLDTFQAMLLEG from the coding sequence ATGGCCTATGATCTCAACCAGACGGTGTTCGCACTCAGTCTGGCATCGAATGCCGTCGCCAACATCAAGGCGACGACCTCGGGCTACGATACCGAGCTGACCGCCTATATGGCCGCCGGGCTGAACGGCGGCACCTTGCAGGATCTGTCGAGCGACGGCGCCTTCGCCAACTACCAGGGCCCCGCCTGGCCGGGTTTCTTCCCGACCATGAACAGCCAGCTGGCGGGCGGCGACTGGCAGGTGGTCTGGGGCCCCTGCGTCTGGGTGGCGCCGCTGAAGCACGGCTCGAAGATCCTGTCGCTCTACGCCACCAATTCGATGTATGTCGCCTGGAGCCCGTCGCTCAACACCTATGTCGTGGCGATCGCGGCGACCAATGCCGAAAACATCATGGACTGGATCGACGAAGACTTCGACGTCTACGCCCGCACCACCTCCACCTGGCCGCCGGCGATCCCGTTCACGGTGAAGCGGCACGAGGTGCTGCCGGCGAAAACCCCGCAGATCTCGGCCGGCACCGCCACCGGCATCAGCGCCCTTCTGGGCATGACCGATCCGAAACAGGGCTCATTGCAAAGCTTCCTGGCCTCCAAGGCCGACAGCAGCGCGACGCTCTGGTTCACCGGCCACAGCCTGGCGGGCGCACTCTCCCCCACCCTCGCCTTCTATCTGTATCCGGACCCGGCCAAGAGCGGCTGGGGCGCCGTCAATCTGCTGCCCTCGGCCGGTGCCACCCCGGGCAACCAGGCCTGGCTGGACCTGTTCAGCAAGGGCTATCCCGCGGCGACCGATCTTGTGAACATGCATGACGTGGTGCCGCGCGCCTGGAACATGCTGCCGACGGTGATCCAGCCCAAGGACAAGGCCGACAACTATCCCAGCATCTTCGGCATGCTGGGTTCGGGCACCGTCAGCGTGGGCTATACGGTCGATCTGCTGGTGCATTACATGGAACGCCGGATCCGCAACATCACCTATGCCAACATCCCGCACGACATGTTCGGCGCGGCGGATTTTTCGTCGAACTGGGGACATTTCACCTGGGGCAAAGTCACCACCGATGCCCAGGGCTATACGCTGAAAGCCGACCCGGCCTGGAGCGACTGGCCGGCCTTCACCGACACCAACCCGGTGACGGCGCAGAACCCGACCCAGACCGGCAAGGCCACGGTTCTGGGCCAGATCGGCCAGCTGATCACCGCCACCCATATCGACCAGTATGTCCATAATTTCGGCCTGACGCCGTCGCAGCTGCTGCCGGAAGTTCCGGCGGACTGGAAGCCGCAGGCACCGGATCTGGATACCTTCCAGGCCATGCTTCTGGAGGGCTGA
- a CDS encoding GlxA family transcriptional regulator → MPPRHLAVLAFDGVLPFDLATAVETFARARLDDGTPPYRVTVVAPQAEIAAEGYGLRVPHGLDAAGDAAIVIVPGMADPHAPANPAILAALTDARRRGARVASICTGAFLLAAAGLLDGLRATTHWQAAGLLARMYPRVTVDPAVLYVDEGEILTSAGAAAGLDLCLHMIRRDFGARVAARVARAAVVPLERPGGQAQFIQDDPPPAAGLAPLLDWMRAHLDQKLEVDGLAARAGMSPRTFARRFRAETGTTPLQWLLTARIRRAQLLLETTGRSIEWIATEAGFDSAITFRQRFRQVAGVTPSQWRRSFATGRES, encoded by the coding sequence ATGCCGCCGCGCCATCTCGCCGTCCTCGCCTTCGACGGCGTGCTGCCCTTCGATCTTGCAACCGCGGTCGAAACCTTCGCCCGCGCGCGGCTCGACGACGGCACCCCGCCCTACCGGGTGACGGTCGTGGCGCCGCAGGCCGAGATTGCGGCAGAAGGCTATGGCCTCAGGGTGCCGCACGGGCTCGATGCGGCCGGCGATGCGGCCATCGTGATCGTGCCGGGCATGGCCGACCCGCATGCCCCCGCCAACCCGGCGATCCTGGCCGCGCTGACGGATGCCCGGCGCCGGGGTGCGCGGGTCGCCTCGATCTGCACCGGCGCCTTTCTGCTGGCGGCGGCCGGGCTGCTGGACGGCCTGCGCGCGACCACCCACTGGCAGGCGGCGGGGTTGCTGGCGCGGATGTACCCGCGGGTGACGGTCGATCCCGCCGTGCTCTATGTGGATGAGGGCGAGATTCTGACCTCGGCCGGGGCAGCGGCGGGGCTGGATCTTTGCCTGCACATGATCCGGCGCGATTTCGGCGCCCGGGTCGCGGCCCGCGTCGCCCGTGCCGCGGTGGTGCCGCTGGAACGCCCCGGCGGTCAGGCCCAGTTCATTCAGGACGACCCGCCGCCGGCAGCCGGGCTGGCGCCGTTGCTGGACTGGATGCGCGCCCATCTGGATCAGAAGCTGGAGGTGGACGGGCTGGCGGCGCGCGCGGGGATGAGCCCGCGCACCTTCGCGCGTCGCTTTCGTGCTGAAACCGGCACTACACCCCTGCAATGGCTGCTGACCGCGCGGATCCGCCGCGCCCAGCTGCTGCTGGAGACCACCGGGCGGTCGATCGAATGGATTGCCACCGAAGCGGGCTTCGACAGCGCCATCACCTTCCGCCAGCGCTTCCGGCAGGTGGCGGGCGTCACCCCCAGCCAGTGGCGGCGCAGCTTCGCGACAGGCCGCGAAAGCTGA
- a CDS encoding DUF3817 domain-containing protein: MIQAQGKTALQGLRRAALAEGTTLVLLILVAVPLKHLAGWPLAVQVMGPVHGLAFLAWVWALVASAPLARWRPLELAQLLGGAVVPFGALVNDRLIRRKAAEMAA; the protein is encoded by the coding sequence ATGATACAGGCGCAAGGCAAAACCGCTTTGCAGGGATTGAGACGGGCCGCCCTGGCGGAAGGCACGACACTGGTTCTGCTGATTCTGGTTGCGGTACCGCTGAAGCATCTGGCCGGCTGGCCGCTGGCGGTGCAGGTGATGGGGCCCGTTCACGGCCTGGCCTTCCTCGCCTGGGTCTGGGCGCTGGTCGCCTCGGCCCCGCTGGCACGCTGGCGGCCGCTGGAACTGGCGCAGCTGCTGGGGGGTGCGGTGGTGCCCTTCGGGGCGCTGGTCAACGACCGGCTGATCCGGCGCAAGGCGGCGGAGATGGCGGCATGA
- a CDS encoding CopD family protein has protein sequence MTALLLLKAVHLVAAILWTGGMLVLALGVRDGRPAEPLLARLGIWDRIITMPAMAVVWAVGITIASLGGWFPDGWLLVKLIAVMALSGLHGLLAGTLRRMLADHAHLPPGLARHVAPAVVGCVALIVLMAVLKPL, from the coding sequence ATGACCGCGCTTCTGCTGCTCAAGGCCGTTCATCTGGTGGCGGCGATCCTGTGGACCGGCGGCATGCTGGTTCTGGCGCTGGGGGTGCGTGACGGCCGCCCGGCCGAACCGCTTCTCGCCCGGCTGGGTATCTGGGACAGGATCATCACCATGCCGGCCATGGCGGTGGTCTGGGCCGTGGGCATCACCATCGCCAGCCTGGGCGGCTGGTTCCCCGATGGCTGGCTGCTGGTCAAGCTGATCGCCGTGATGGCCCTGTCGGGGCTGCATGGCCTGCTGGCCGGCACGCTGCGGCGGATGCTGGCCGACCATGCCCACCTGCCGCCGGGCCTTGCCCGCCATGTCGCCCCGGCCGTCGTGGGCTGCGTCGCCTTGATCGTGCTGATGGCCGTGCTCAAGCCTCTTTAG
- a CDS encoding helix-turn-helix domain-containing protein, whose amino-acid sequence MRLKKPGRLEDIAAAALAVFTRQGYRLTQMADVAREAGLSAGALYSYVAGKEALFELALAEAQGLTPAGAARFEAVGLGAAAAALVTAAAGRVRRPALDAALAAGRAGPDEVRAVAVEMLEMLATHRRLIWLLDRCAAEIPEVAAFYGSELRGRYFRDLTRFAALAAGETEPGPATRARARALLEMAAWMAMHRLRDPQPPAVDDATAHAAVVEIMLASLASCPATTSAAKEA is encoded by the coding sequence ATGCGCCTGAAGAAGCCCGGACGCCTTGAGGACATCGCCGCGGCGGCGCTTGCCGTCTTCACCCGCCAGGGCTATCGGCTGACCCAGATGGCCGATGTGGCGCGCGAGGCCGGGCTATCGGCCGGCGCGCTTTACAGCTATGTCGCGGGTAAGGAGGCACTGTTTGAACTGGCGCTGGCCGAGGCGCAGGGTCTGACACCTGCCGGGGCCGCGCGGTTCGAGGCCGTGGGCCTGGGCGCTGCCGCCGCGGCGCTCGTCACCGCAGCGGCCGGGCGCGTGCGCCGGCCGGCGCTGGATGCCGCCCTCGCCGCCGGCCGGGCCGGCCCGGACGAGGTTCGCGCCGTCGCGGTGGAAATGCTGGAGATGCTGGCCACCCATCGCCGGCTGATCTGGCTGCTGGATCGCTGCGCGGCCGAAATCCCCGAGGTCGCGGCCTTTTACGGCAGCGAACTCCGTGGCCGCTATTTCCGCGACCTCACCCGCTTCGCCGCCCTTGCGGCCGGCGAGACGGAGCCGGGCCCGGCCACGCGGGCGCGCGCACGTGCCCTGCTGGAAATGGCGGCCTGGATGGCGATGCACCGCCTGCGCGACCCACAACCGCCCGCTGTAGATGATGCCACCGCCCATGCGGCGGTTGTTGAGATCATGCTGGCCAGCCTGGCCTCCTGCCCTGCCACCACATCCGCAGCTAAAGAGGCTTGA
- a CDS encoding acyltransferase family protein — MAGSAPGRSRAIDHLRNLVILGLILFHTARLFDADPWHVKDIGRYAAADVLIGVFNVVQMPLLFFLAGITAMHSLAARGAGRYVRERLERLGLPLVAGILLVVPPQVYVERLAAGLDGRSSPIDIAPGTGFVGFYPSFFDCCYPAANFSWHHLWFLAYLLVYALALLPLFLIARRPGPRARLDQAGTRIAAAGPPALLALGLPVLLAEIVLRPDFPSTHALAGDWANHLHFGLLILLGGWFALCPALGAAAETHYRLLLIIAAVATALAVAAWMTGALPVPALRRCLRVAGEWAAILGLLGWAGRRLARPITGLSGFSRLAFPFYIVHQTVIVVSGYLLLGWSGQPLVKYLAIVAVSGLVSWGLARALAATALTRLLFGIKSERPGITPGRAQTSRSV, encoded by the coding sequence ATGGCCGGATCCGCCCCCGGACGTTCGCGCGCGATCGATCACCTGCGCAATCTGGTGATCCTTGGTCTGATCCTGTTCCACACCGCCCGCCTGTTCGATGCCGATCCGTGGCATGTGAAGGATATCGGGCGCTATGCCGCCGCCGATGTGCTGATCGGGGTGTTCAACGTGGTGCAGATGCCGTTGCTGTTCTTCCTGGCCGGCATCACCGCCATGCACAGCCTGGCGGCGCGCGGGGCCGGGCGCTATGTGCGCGAACGGCTGGAGCGTCTCGGTCTGCCGCTGGTCGCGGGCATTCTGCTGGTGGTGCCGCCGCAGGTCTATGTCGAGCGTCTGGCCGCGGGCCTCGACGGCCGGTCGAGCCCGATCGACATCGCCCCCGGCACGGGCTTCGTCGGCTTCTATCCGTCCTTCTTCGACTGCTGTTACCCGGCCGCGAATTTCAGCTGGCATCACCTCTGGTTCCTGGCCTATCTGCTGGTCTATGCCCTGGCGCTGCTGCCGCTCTTCCTGATCGCGCGCCGGCCGGGGCCGCGGGCCCGGCTGGATCAGGCCGGCACGCGGATCGCGGCGGCGGGGCCGCCGGCGCTGCTTGCCCTGGGCCTGCCGGTGCTGCTGGCCGAGATCGTGCTCCGCCCGGATTTTCCCAGCACCCATGCCCTGGCCGGTGACTGGGCCAACCACCTGCATTTCGGCCTGCTGATCCTGCTGGGTGGCTGGTTCGCGCTTTGCCCGGCGCTGGGGGCTGCTGCCGAAACTCACTATCGCCTGCTGTTGATCATAGCGGCGGTTGCAACCGCACTGGCGGTCGCCGCCTGGATGACCGGGGCGCTGCCGGTGCCGGCCCTGCGCCGGTGCCTGCGTGTGGCCGGCGAATGGGCCGCCATCCTTGGTCTGCTCGGCTGGGCCGGGCGGCGGCTGGCCCGGCCGATAACCGGGCTCAGCGGCTTCTCGCGCCTCGCCTTTCCCTTCTACATCGTCCATCAGACGGTGATCGTGGTGTCGGGCTATCTGCTGCTCGGCTGGTCCGGTCAGCCGCTGGTCAAGTATCTGGCCATCGTGGCGGTTTCCGGGCTCGTCTCCTGGGGGCTTGCCCGGGCGCTTGCCGCCACCGCACTCACCCGTCTGCTGTTCGGGATCAAAAGCGAACGGCCCGGGATCACCCCGGGCCGCGCGCAGACGTCACGATCGGTCTAG